In a single window of the Chondrocystis sp. NIES-4102 genome:
- the chlL gene encoding light-independent protochlorophyllide reductase iron protein subunit → MGQIRLAVYGKGGIGKSTTSCNISAALAKRGKKVLQIGCDPKHDSTFTLTGFLIPTIIDTLQEKDFHYEDIWPEDVIYQGYGGVSCVEAGGPPAGAGCGGYVVGETVKLLKELNAFDEYDVILFDVLGDVVCGGFAAPLNYADYCMIVTDNGFDALFAANRIAASVREKARTHSLRLAGLIGNRTSKRDLIDKYIEHVPMPVLEILPLIEDIRVSRVKGKTLFEMAESDPSLAFVCDYYLNIADQILAAPEGVVPNEAQDRDLFSLLSDYYLNPPAGKEEVKEDELDMMMV, encoded by the coding sequence TGCAACATATCCGCAGCCTTAGCAAAAAGAGGCAAAAAAGTCTTACAAATTGGCTGCGATCCTAAACACGACAGTACCTTTACTCTGACAGGATTTCTTATTCCCACCATTATTGATACCTTGCAAGAAAAAGACTTTCATTACGAAGACATTTGGCCAGAAGATGTTATCTATCAAGGGTATGGTGGCGTTAGTTGTGTAGAAGCAGGGGGCCCACCTGCGGGTGCTGGTTGCGGTGGTTATGTAGTGGGAGAAACCGTAAAACTACTCAAAGAATTAAATGCTTTTGACGAATACGATGTAATTTTATTTGATGTCTTGGGTGACGTGGTATGTGGTGGTTTTGCTGCACCCTTAAACTATGCAGACTACTGCATGATTGTTACTGATAATGGTTTTGATGCCTTGTTTGCTGCTAACCGTATCGCTGCTTCAGTTAGAGAAAAAGCTCGTACTCACTCCTTGCGCCTAGCTGGTTTAATTGGTAATCGTACTTCTAAACGTGACTTAATAGATAAATATATTGAACACGTACCCATGCCAGTTTTAGAAATCCTACCATTAATCGAAGATATTCGCGTATCTCGTGTTAAAGGTAAAACCTTATTTGAAATGGCAGAAAGTGATCCTTCCCTAGCTTTCGTCTGTGACTACTATCTAAACATTGCCGATCAGATTTTAGCAGCACCTGAAGGAGTTGTACCCAACGAAGCACAAGACAGAGATTTATTCTCCCTATTATCAGACTACTACCTCAATCCTCCAGCAGGGAAAGAAGAAGTGAAAGAAGATGAGTTAGATATGATGATGGTTTAA